The Fimbriimonadaceae bacterium nucleotide sequence GCCCTGGTCAATGTCGACGCCAGGGATGAAGGCCCCGACGTCGGCCATGGACAACCCGACGACCTCGAGTTTGCCCGCCAAGTTGTCGCCTCCGTCGAGAGAACCGGTGGCGTCAATCCGGGCGTCGCCCTTGGTCCAGAGTAGCTGTCCCAGGTTCCATTTGCCCTTGCTGTAGTCTCCGTTTGCGACCAGGTCGCCCATGGGCCGGCCGTCGGCGCTGATGTCGTCGACAGTGAGACTTGGGACCGAGACGACGGGCTCGGTGGCCGTGCCCGATACCTCGACATGGGCGCTGACCGACCCACCCAGCGTCTGGACCATGTTTCGGGTCTCCAGCGGGATGTCAGGGGCCCTGGCCAAGGCTGCCGTAACCGCCTGACGAAGGCCAAACTCGGCGATGTCCGCTTGGGCCGCGACCTTGTCTGATTCTATGTCATAGTCCATGGCGACAAGATGCACGTATCGGTCGATTGTGCCGATGAGTCCTGACGCGCGGAAATGACCCCCCGACAGCTCGGCGTCGATGTCTCCCGAGCCAAGTTCGAGATGGGCTAACGAGAGTGAGTCGATCTGGGCGCGGGCGTAGCCGCCCGGCATACCGACGCCCGGGTCGCCCCACACGAACTCGCCGGACGTCGTCCCCTCGGTTGAAAGGTCAAGGGCGTTGGGGACTAGGGACGCAAGATTGACCTTGTCCCAGCCCCCCGCGAACGACATCGCCAAGGTGTCAAGCTCAAGGAACCCGTCGGCTGTCACCTGTCCGCCGCCGACGGTGGCCTTCGCCCCCGTCAGGTTGATTTGGCCGCCGTCAAGGGTGACAAGGGCTGAGGCGTCGTCAATGCGGACTCCCTGGGCCACCAATCCGACCGAGGTGGCCCGGGTGTCGGCCACGATCGCGTCCAGAGTGCCGCCGATGTGGCCGTCGGTCAGGTCGACCTGACCGACGACCTCGCCTTGGGTCAGGCGCGCGACGTCGAGGTCCTGGGCGGTGAAGTCTGCTGCCAGCGACCGTTCGACGAGGTCCACATAGCCCGTGCCCGTCAGCCTTCCGCCGAGGAGCCGGGCACGGAACTCACTGACCGTGAGCCCTTCCCGGTCACCAGTGTAGAGCGCGACGACCTGGGGGACGGAAAGCTCGGGAGTCTCGACGCCGTACGCTTCGACCCGGCCTTCGTAGTGCCAGCCGTCGACCGGCCCGGTCACGGTCAAGTCGGTGGCCACGGTGCCCTGCACGGTGTCAAAGAAGGGTTCGAGCCTTACCCCGGGGACACTGGCGCGGAGGTCGAGCACCTTGTCTTGGATGTCGATGGTGCCGGCCAACTTGGCCGCTCCGGCCGCGCCACTGAAGAGGCACCGGTCAAGGGTCACCTTGCCGTCCTTGAGCGACGCCCGGGCCACGAGGTCGCCCAGTTCCACCGACGGCCCGTCGGGGCGCAGCCAGGCGACCTTGGCCGCCCCGTCCATGGTCGCGGTGAGGTGAGTCGTCGTGCCCGCCACGATGACCTTGGCATGCCCCGGCGCGACGAAGTGGAGGTCGCTGTCGCGAGGAAGGAGCTTGGCAAAGTCGTCACGGGTCTCGGCGAAGCCCTTGAGTGCGCCGGACTTGATGTCCAGGTCGATCCGCCCCGACCAGTCCGTGCCCATCAGACCGATGCTCTTGGCGACCAAGGCGACCCGGTCGCCGCTGACCCCTACCGTGCCTTTGACCTTGTCGAGGTCCAGGCCGCCCGCCGAGACTTTGTCGGCGGTGAGGTCCCCGACGACCACGGGCCGGCCGTCGCGATAGCTGACCGACCCCGCATACACCGCGTTGCCAAACCGGACGTCCTTGGGCAGGGCCCTTGCCAAGACGGGCCATGCGTCCGCCCGCGACCGGACGGTGGCGCGGAACTTGCCTGCCGCGGCGACTTGGTCGCCGAAGGCGACGACCCCGTCAAACGTGGCCGACCGGCCTTGTTCCGTGGCCCGCGCGACGACCTTCATTTGGTCAAGCCCGCCGCGGACCTCGGCGGTCACCTCCGCCCGTTGCAGAGTGTCGCCGACGGTCAACCCCCCGGCCTTCAGATCGAGGTCGCCCGTCGCCGAGATCCGACCTGCCTTCCCGGTGAGCTGCATCCGGCCCCGTCCGGCGAGGGTTTCGGCGCTCCAGTCGCCCCCTCGGCCGGGGGCCCACCGACGGGCCGGTTCGACGAGCCAAGCAAGGTCGCCACCCGAAAGACGGACGTCAGCCGACCAATCGCCGTCGGGTTTCGCCCACGCGGCGACCGTCGCCGCCCCCTGCACGTCCGCATAGGCCAGGGTGTCGCCGTCGGCCCGGGCGACGGACAGGTCTTTGACGACGACCCGGCGGGCCAGCGGTGTCGGGCCGGTGAGGTCGCGGTAGTTCAGGGTGAGCCGGTCGACTTCGACTTCGAGGCGGGTCTTGTCCGGCTCGCCAGTGGGTTTCGGGAGCAGCCCGGCGACATTGACCTTGCCGTTCTTGCCCCGCTCCAAGCTTGCCTCGGCCGACTTGAGCACGACGCGGAAACTTCCGGGCCGGTTTGCGACGAACGCTTCGGCCGACCGTCCGACGACTTGGCCGTCGGGCCGGGACAATGAAAGCCCCTTCAAGAGGACCCGTTGGTTGACGACGTCGATGACGTACGAGTCGGCGCGGAGGGTGACGACCCCGTCGGACGAGAGGTACGCATAGGTCACGGGTTCCCCTGGTGCCAAGACCGTCGCGACGCACGCGCGGACGTATTCGACGCCCCAGGCGAGCATGAAGAGGGCGGGCACCCACGCCATCCCGACGCGGGCGAACCAGAGGATTGTCCGCCACAGACGCTTGCCCACTTCGACTAGACCTTCCCGTCAAGAATAACGGGAAACGCCCCTTACGATGGAGAGACGGCCTGGGGCAGGGTCGTGCGTCGTTTCATTTGCGCATCAAGGCGGTCCAGCCGCTCGCGCATGACTTTTTCGCTGAAGGCGATCGCGTTGTAGCTTGACCGGACAAAGGGACCGCTGGCCACGAAGGCGAAGCCGATCTTCTCGCCGATGTCTTCGTACTCTTTGAAGACGTCGGGATGGATGTACTCGACGACCGGAAGGTGCTTCATCGTGGGTCGCAAGTACTGTCCGATCGTCACCGCGTCGACGCCGTGGTCGTAGAGGTCGTGAAGAGTCTTGACGACCTCGTCCTTGGTCTCCCCCAAGCCCAGCATGAGGCCCGACTTGGTGTAGATCGTCGGGTCGATCTCCTTGACCATTTGGAGAAGGCGCATCGTGCGGGCGTATTTGGCCTGGGGACGGACGATGGTGTGGAGCCGTTCGACGGTCTCGATGTTGTGGTTGTAGATTTCGGGGTGGGCCTGGCAGACCGTGCGCACACATTCTTCGTCACCACGGAAGTCGGGAGTGAGGACCTCGACGATCATGTCGGGGTTTTCGCGGTGCAGGGCGTCGATCGTCAGGGCGAACTGGCCGGCCCCTTGGTCAGGCAGGTCGTCTCGGGCCACACTGGTGACCACGACGTGCTTCATGCCCATCGTCTTGGCGGTCTCGGCGACATGGAGGGGCTCGAAGATGTCGACGGTCTCGCCCCGGCCGACTTTAATGGCACAAAAGCCGCAACTCCTCGTGCAGGTGTTGCCCAGGATCATGAAGGTGGCGGTCTTCTTGGACCAGCACTCGGGAAGGTTAGGGCAGCGCGCGCTTTCACAGACAGTGTGCAGGTTTTTCGACCGCATCATCTGCTCGACCTCCTTGATCGTGTCCGGGCGAGGAAGCCGGATCGTCAGCCACTCGGGGAGGCGCTGCGCCATAGCTTGATATTGTACTTACGACAGACCAGGGTCCCCGGGGTAAGCAGACTGCTTGCTAGACTGGAGCCATGGACGTTCGCCTGATGCGGTGGGGCTTAGTCGGAGCGGGGGCCGCGGTCGTGGCCTGGGGCTTGGCGACGTCGGCGTTCAAAGGGTCTGTCACCGCCGGGCCGGTCGTGTCCAACTCGGTCAACATGGCCCTCGAACCACGCCACCCGGTGACGGAGGCGATGCGACGGTCGGCCGAAGCGGTGCCCGGCCTCGTGGCCCCCGAGATCGAGTTGCCCGACACGTCGGGGAAGACGGTCCGGCTGTCCGAGCTGGTCGCCAAGGGGCCTGTTCTTGTCGTGACGATCAAAGACGGGTGCCCGTGCAGCATCGAAGCCCAGCCGTTCTTCAACCAATTGACCAAAGACTTTGCCGGAAAGTTCTCGATCTTGGGCGTGACCGACGCGACTCGAATCAAGGCGGAGAAATACAAGATGGACTTTGACGCCCGGTTCCCCATCGTCATCGAGCCAGGCCGCAAGACATTTGACGCCTACCACGCGCTCAATTCGGTGTATTCGACGCTTATTGGTCGCGACGGGGTCGTGATCAAGCAATATCCTGGATATTCGAAGCGGATCCTGGAAGACATGAACACTGAAATTGCGAAGGCGACCGGTGCGGCCCCCGCGACCCTCGACCTTGCCGACGCGCCGGAGCGGGACAGTTCAGGTTGCCCGTTCTTTGAGGGGACGCCAAAGACGTGAGGCGGCTACCGGCCGAATGGCCGTACCTTGGGGCGGTCTTCTTCGACATGCTGGGCTTCGGGATGTTGATCCCGGACTTCCAGCTGCGCGCCGAGGCGCTGGGAGCGCCAGGGATCCAGATCGGGGCGATTCTGGCCCTTATGTTCGTCGTCCAGCTCCTGACCTCGCCACTTTGGGGCCACGCCAGCGACCGGGTCGGTCGGAAACAGATCTTTCTCGTCTGCACCGGGCTCTCCGTCGTGAGCATGGTGATCTACGGGGCGGCGACCACGGTGGCATGGATCACGGTCAGCCGGTTTGTCGCCGGGCTCGGGGGCGCCAACATGGCGGTCGCCCAAGCCACGGTCTCCGACCTGACCGGCACCGAGGAGCGCACGCCCGCGCTGGGCCGCCTGGGCGCGGCGATGTCGACGGGTCTCGTGCTTGGCCCCGCCCTAGGCGGCCTGGTCACCGCGTCGTTCGGCTCGGCGACACTCGGCTACTTAGCGGCAGCCTTCTCCGCCACCGGTCTCCTGCTGGTCGCGGTGGCCGTCCGACCGTCCTCGGCCCGTGTCTCCCCTGGTGAGCCGAAGGAGAATCGGTCCGGACTGCTGCGCGAGCATCCGGGCGTCGCGTCTCTGGTCGCGCTGGCCGGGGTGGCGTGGTTCGCGTTGTCCTGTCTGGAAGGCACCTTCGGACGGCTGATCAAACACAACTTGGGCTATGGGTCGAGGGAGTTCGGCATCGTCTTTTCCTATGAGTCGGCGGTGGCGCTCGCTGTCCAGGCCCTGGCGCTCAGGTGGCTGGTCGCGCGGTTCCGTGAGCGGACGCTGCTTTGGTCGTCGTTCCTCCTTCAGGGCGTGGGGCTCAGCCTGACCCCGCTGGCCCCCCATTTGGGCGGACTGCTCGTCCTCAGCTCGCTCTATGCCTCAGGGACCGGAGTGGCCAACCCGACGATCAGCGGCATGGCGAGCAAGGCGGTGCCGTCGGAACGGCAAGGCGAGCTGTTCGGCATCATGCAAAGCGCCCGTAGTGTCGGCTTCGTCGGAGGGCCGGTCTTGGGGGGATGGCTGTTCGACATGCACCCCGCCTGGCCGTACTGGATGGCAGGAGCCGTCTGCGCGGCCGCCGCCCTCGCCACGGCCTTCGGGCCATGGGCCGCGCCCAAGCCTAGCCAGGCTGGTTAGAAACCAGGTACCACGGGCCATGATCCTGAAGTCGATCAACTACTGGTCGTACCCCGGCGGCCTTGACGCGACGTTGCCCTTGCCCCAGTTCTTCGCATGGGCCAAGGACCACGGGTACGAAGCGGTCGAAGTCTGCGTCTCGGAAGACGGCGTGCTGGGATTGGAGACCAGCGAGGCGGACTGCGCCGGAATCTTGGCCCAAGCCGACGCGGCCGGGGTCAAGGTCGCCAGCGTGGCCTCTGGCCTGTACTGGGGCTACAACCTGGCCAGCGCGGCCGCCGAAGACCGCCAGCGGGCCAAGGACGCGTTGGCCAAGATGCTCCAGATCACCGCGTGGCTCAGGTGCAAGACTTTGCTGACGATCCCGGGGGCGGTCGATGTCTTCTTCCTCCCCGACCGCCCGACCCAAAGCTACGACGAGGTGACCGGTCACGCCATCGAAGGCCTGAAGGCCCTGGCCCCGACCGCCGAGTCCTTGGGCGTGCGCATGG carries:
- the lipA gene encoding lipoyl synthase, which translates into the protein MAQRLPEWLTIRLPRPDTIKEVEQMMRSKNLHTVCESARCPNLPECWSKKTATFMILGNTCTRSCGFCAIKVGRGETVDIFEPLHVAETAKTMGMKHVVVTSVARDDLPDQGAGQFALTIDALHRENPDMIVEVLTPDFRGDEECVRTVCQAHPEIYNHNIETVERLHTIVRPQAKYARTMRLLQMVKEIDPTIYTKSGLMLGLGETKDEVVKTLHDLYDHGVDAVTIGQYLRPTMKHLPVVEYIHPDVFKEYEDIGEKIGFAFVASGPFVRSSYNAIAFSEKVMRERLDRLDAQMKRRTTLPQAVSPS
- a CDS encoding redoxin domain-containing protein, which produces MDVRLMRWGLVGAGAAVVAWGLATSAFKGSVTAGPVVSNSVNMALEPRHPVTEAMRRSAEAVPGLVAPEIELPDTSGKTVRLSELVAKGPVLVVTIKDGCPCSIEAQPFFNQLTKDFAGKFSILGVTDATRIKAEKYKMDFDARFPIVIEPGRKTFDAYHALNSVYSTLIGRDGVVIKQYPGYSKRILEDMNTEIAKATGAAPATLDLADAPERDSSGCPFFEGTPKT
- a CDS encoding MFS transporter — encoded protein: MRRLPAEWPYLGAVFFDMLGFGMLIPDFQLRAEALGAPGIQIGAILALMFVVQLLTSPLWGHASDRVGRKQIFLVCTGLSVVSMVIYGAATTVAWITVSRFVAGLGGANMAVAQATVSDLTGTEERTPALGRLGAAMSTGLVLGPALGGLVTASFGSATLGYLAAAFSATGLLLVAVAVRPSSARVSPGEPKENRSGLLREHPGVASLVALAGVAWFALSCLEGTFGRLIKHNLGYGSREFGIVFSYESAVALAVQALALRWLVARFRERTLLWSSFLLQGVGLSLTPLAPHLGGLLVLSSLYASGTGVANPTISGMASKAVPSERQGELFGIMQSARSVGFVGGPVLGGWLFDMHPAWPYWMAGAVCAAAALATAFGPWAAPKPSQAG
- a CDS encoding sugar phosphate isomerase/epimerase yields the protein MILKSINYWSYPGGLDATLPLPQFFAWAKDHGYEAVEVCVSEDGVLGLETSEADCAGILAQADAAGVKVASVASGLYWGYNLASAAAEDRQRAKDALAKMLQITAWLRCKTLLTIPGAVDVFFLPDRPTQSYDEVTGHAIEGLKALAPTAESLGVRMGIENVWNKFLLSPMEMARVIDEVGDKACGAYVDVGNILPYGYPDQWLRILGHRVAGVHFKDFRRAVGTAEGFVDLLEGDVDWPAVMAAIEAVGYSGPVVAELIPGYRHYPLVRAKNASNAMDAILGRG